A single Arachnia propionica DNA region contains:
- a CDS encoding acyltransferase domain-containing protein codes for MVTRLIPHVVFLLGGQGSQYFGMARSLYEKDARFRALQEELDEIATLACGRSPLSYLHRSRIGGPCDDLELTSLGLFMVEYGLAVRLRDHGLEPDIIVGASLGEFISLAVSGMADPHMALGFIARFTRAIPSVLPAGGMTAVLGSLEAVTAAVKSDEVSLASVNSDQHVVLSGKSSALADVSRRLAISGAICCELPVRYPFHSSACDSLDALMRRLIDGYSLGFSAADRVSVTGPETWSSSIAGPRTSFSGTAAWEAIARPIRFSETIRALPKYESNLYVDLTPSGSLAAALKSMRVVRAVHSIVTPFGRDPEMLSDVLREAKELGVLRGGRAEFDEED; via the coding sequence GTGGTGACTCGGCTGATACCCCATGTAGTGTTCCTGCTCGGAGGGCAGGGCTCCCAGTATTTCGGGATGGCCCGTTCCCTCTACGAGAAGGATGCACGGTTCCGGGCTCTCCAGGAGGAGTTGGACGAGATCGCCACTCTTGCATGTGGCCGATCACCACTGTCCTACCTGCATCGTTCGCGGATCGGTGGTCCGTGCGACGACCTTGAGCTAACCAGCCTGGGGCTTTTCATGGTGGAATACGGCTTAGCCGTGCGACTGCGGGACCACGGCTTGGAGCCTGACATTATTGTCGGGGCAAGTCTCGGGGAGTTCATCTCATTGGCCGTCTCTGGTATGGCAGATCCCCACATGGCCCTCGGTTTCATTGCCCGCTTCACACGAGCCATCCCGAGCGTACTCCCGGCAGGCGGGATGACCGCGGTGCTTGGCTCCTTGGAAGCCGTGACTGCTGCCGTGAAGAGTGACGAGGTGTCGCTGGCCTCCGTAAACAGTGACCAGCACGTAGTCCTCTCCGGCAAGTCGAGTGCGTTGGCGGATGTGTCCAGGCGTCTTGCGATCTCGGGGGCCATCTGCTGTGAGCTTCCCGTGAGATATCCATTCCATTCTTCCGCCTGCGATTCCTTGGATGCCTTAATGCGACGACTCATCGACGGTTATAGCCTTGGCTTCTCAGCGGCCGATCGAGTGTCGGTGACGGGCCCCGAGACCTGGTCGTCATCGATTGCCGGTCCTAGAACGTCCTTCTCGGGCACGGCAGCGTGGGAGGCGATTGCTCGCCCCATACGTTTCTCAGAGACGATCCGCGCCCTCCCGAAGTACGAGAGCAACCTCTATGTCGATCTCACCCCGTCCGGGTCCCTGGCGGCGGCTCTGAAATCGATGCGGGTGGTGCGTGCGGTTCACTCCATCGTCACCCCATTTGGTCGCGATCCCGAGATGCTCTCGGATGTGCTGCGGGAGGCGAAGGAACTGGGTGTCCTTCGTGGCGGGCGTGCTGAGTTCGACGAGGAGGACTGA
- a CDS encoding MBL fold metallo-hydrolase: MRVSQERFINYSYVVIDRSSGSGKAALIDPAWEPETLREVCRRAGARPSVILVTHAHWDHTNLADILSHEFKIPVLMSAMEVAASGFSATRLDTFDDGSAIPIGGSTIRALVTPGHTRGSACFLTGGELFTGDTVFMEGVGVCEEYHGAASDMFRSVRRLRRVIPPQVRVFPGHRYGLPIGLPLEQVLLHNFYFCIEDERQFVDFRMRRSAARSLPFL; encoded by the coding sequence GTGCGAGTCTCGCAGGAGCGGTTCATCAATTACTCCTATGTGGTGATAGACCGCTCCTCAGGGAGCGGGAAAGCGGCGCTCATCGACCCGGCTTGGGAGCCCGAGACCCTCCGAGAGGTGTGCCGTCGCGCAGGGGCACGCCCATCGGTGATCCTCGTCACTCACGCTCACTGGGATCACACGAACCTGGCCGACATCCTGTCGCATGAGTTCAAGATCCCGGTGCTTATGAGCGCCATGGAGGTCGCCGCGTCTGGCTTCTCAGCAACCCGCCTCGACACGTTCGACGACGGCTCGGCCATCCCTATCGGGGGATCGACGATACGCGCCCTCGTCACACCCGGTCATACGCGGGGGAGCGCCTGCTTCCTCACGGGCGGTGAGTTGTTCACGGGGGATACGGTGTTCATGGAGGGTGTCGGTGTCTGCGAGGAGTACCACGGAGCCGCATCAGACATGTTCCGCAGTGTCAGGCGCCTGCGCAGGGTGATCCCGCCGCAAGTGCGCGTATTCCCAGGGCACCGGTATGGCCTACCCATAGGTCTGCCCCTGGAACAGGTACTCCTCCACAACTTCTACTTCTGCATCGAGGACGAACGTCAGTTCGTCGATTTTCGGATGCGTCGCTCCGCCGCGCGGAGCCTTCCCTTCCTGTAA
- a CDS encoding beta-ketoacyl-[acyl-carrier-protein] synthase family protein, with translation MAESAIVITGIGAQSAAGSGVDSLATALRLGTPLVSLTDPEDGLPVETGLRARLPGTLADAISQVGLDAAMAQVVRRVSARDPRYVGFSLLSVVEAAKEAHLDEVADRRRIAVIVAGDGMTLEAAHTMAKKHADSPLRVRPTYAHRMWATDLLGLVSDVVKTQGEGVVVSGASASGNLGIMTATRLLNDGAADVCLVVATMNELTNVEVMGFHALGTLARVASPAATSCRPFDVAHSGLVLGEGAATLILERRAHAEHRGRRALATVLSGASALHCTRQTQPSPEAERYVMQEALRRAGLDPGTVDLVSTHGTGTPAGDEAEAEAIRDVFDGEGPWIAATKAVLGHCLGAASALAAVACVLQIQEQTVFPSANLTQPLIPLRYAPKTAEPWRVGVAMVNAFAFGGLNTCVLLGPPGPCP, from the coding sequence ATGGCTGAATCCGCGATCGTGATCACGGGGATTGGGGCGCAGTCCGCAGCTGGTTCCGGGGTCGATAGCCTCGCGACGGCCTTGCGACTGGGTACGCCCTTGGTGAGTCTGACGGACCCGGAAGACGGACTGCCCGTTGAGACGGGACTACGCGCTCGCCTTCCTGGAACCTTGGCGGATGCGATCTCGCAGGTGGGGTTGGATGCCGCGATGGCGCAAGTGGTTCGGCGGGTCAGCGCCCGTGATCCGCGGTATGTCGGCTTCAGTCTGCTTTCCGTCGTTGAGGCGGCGAAGGAGGCACACCTCGACGAGGTGGCAGATCGGCGCCGGATCGCAGTCATCGTGGCCGGGGACGGGATGACGCTCGAGGCGGCTCACACCATGGCCAAAAAGCACGCTGATTCGCCCTTGCGGGTTCGCCCCACCTACGCCCATCGGATGTGGGCAACGGACCTGCTTGGCCTGGTCAGCGATGTCGTGAAGACTCAAGGCGAAGGGGTGGTCGTCAGCGGTGCATCGGCTAGCGGCAATCTGGGGATCATGACCGCCACCCGACTGCTGAACGACGGTGCTGCTGATGTCTGCCTCGTTGTGGCGACTATGAACGAGCTGACGAACGTGGAAGTCATGGGGTTCCACGCTCTGGGGACGTTGGCGCGCGTGGCTTCGCCGGCGGCCACATCGTGCCGACCCTTCGATGTGGCGCACTCGGGGCTCGTGCTCGGGGAAGGGGCTGCGACGCTGATCCTGGAACGTCGGGCTCACGCTGAGCACCGCGGGAGACGCGCGTTGGCAACAGTGTTGAGCGGCGCTTCCGCGCTGCACTGCACCCGTCAGACTCAGCCTTCGCCAGAGGCTGAGCGTTACGTGATGCAGGAGGCTCTGCGTCGAGCCGGCCTCGACCCCGGAACCGTGGATCTCGTGAGTACTCATGGGACGGGTACCCCTGCAGGGGATGAGGCGGAAGCTGAGGCCATCCGGGACGTGTTCGATGGTGAAGGACCCTGGATCGCGGCCACGAAGGCAGTGCTCGGTCACTGTCTGGGGGCTGCCTCTGCCTTGGCGGCGGTTGCTTGCGTTCTCCAGATTCAGGAGCAGACAGTTTTCCCGAGCGCGAATCTGACCCAACCTCTCATTCCGCTCAGGTACGCACCCAAGACGGCGGAACCCTGGCGTGTTGGCGTCGCCATGGTCAATGCCTTCGCCTTCGGCGGGCTGAATACCTGTGTACTCCTGGGGCCTCCGGGGCCATGCCCATGA
- a CDS encoding methyltransferase, whose amino-acid sequence MMHKIDARMVVPETAASEQPTLPSPPPGWGAAPPPSEADVRLAAESGFGCLSAHVVGAAVRLGVLDAIAETGTTSDEVADACGAQPRAMRRLMRALVGLGFLEAKGDAYHLTTAARLVRRSNPMSLAPIISFMTEPFTVRAWEGLTEAVRTGEPVFASYFGKPFFEYLEDDDAFAKRFNEGMTLMGGFQPLEHMYNFSRFKNIVDVGGGEGALLSRIMAKNPMIHGTVLDTEAAIIKAREVMASANVADRFTGKVGDFFQAVPKGGDLYMMKGILHDWSDDKATEILRTVRAAMTPDSQLLLIEGVIDDAGLEAERTQYLMDLNMLVNFGGTERTADEHRALLAAAGFQPPSFNYAPPPLGIAFIEARPANR is encoded by the coding sequence ATGATGCACAAGATCGACGCCAGAATGGTGGTCCCAGAAACTGCCGCCAGCGAGCAGCCCACCCTGCCGTCGCCTCCGCCTGGTTGGGGAGCAGCCCCGCCCCCGAGCGAGGCCGACGTACGTCTGGCTGCGGAGTCCGGGTTTGGTTGTCTGAGTGCTCACGTCGTCGGTGCTGCAGTGCGCCTCGGAGTCCTGGATGCTATCGCCGAGACTGGGACCACCTCTGATGAGGTAGCTGACGCCTGCGGCGCACAGCCCCGTGCCATGAGGCGGCTCATGCGGGCGTTGGTCGGGCTAGGCTTCCTTGAGGCCAAAGGGGACGCGTATCACCTCACGACCGCAGCACGCCTCGTGCGCCGAAGCAACCCGATGTCCCTAGCGCCGATCATCTCCTTCATGACGGAGCCGTTCACTGTCCGTGCATGGGAAGGACTCACGGAAGCCGTCCGCACAGGAGAGCCAGTATTCGCTTCCTATTTCGGCAAGCCGTTCTTCGAGTATCTCGAGGATGATGACGCTTTCGCGAAGCGCTTTAACGAGGGCATGACCCTCATGGGCGGCTTCCAGCCCCTGGAACATATGTATAACTTCTCCCGATTCAAGAACATAGTTGACGTCGGGGGTGGGGAAGGGGCCCTCCTTTCTAGAATCATGGCGAAGAACCCAATGATTCATGGCACCGTCTTGGACACGGAAGCGGCGATCATTAAGGCGCGCGAGGTCATGGCCAGCGCGAACGTCGCGGACCGCTTTACCGGGAAAGTGGGTGACTTCTTCCAGGCTGTTCCCAAGGGAGGTGACCTTTACATGATGAAGGGTATTCTCCACGACTGGAGTGATGACAAGGCCACCGAGATTCTGCGAACGGTCCGCGCAGCCATGACCCCGGACTCCCAACTCCTCCTGATTGAAGGCGTCATCGACGACGCCGGACTCGAAGCGGAGCGCACCCAGTACCTGATGGACCTCAACATGCTGGTCAACTTCGGTGGCACGGAGCGTACGGCTGACGAGCATCGGGCCCTCTTGGCTGCGGCGGGGTTCCAGCCACCGTCCTTCAACTACGCCCCGCCGCCACTGGGAATCGCCTTCATTGAGGCTCGCCCAGCGAATCGGTGA
- a CDS encoding enoyl-CoA hydratase/isomerase has product MTRSGNGDAGLRGHSSPACVELSIDGRVALLRLNRSESGNSISARMVAELWEMFDEAEAKCSVLVLEGGHEVFCVGADLSEYSSSEDAPDDPGSLYRLWARMATGPLLTVAHIRGRVMAGGVGFVAASDIAICSVEATFALSELLFGLYPAMVLPFLIRRIGRQHAHYLTCTTQPIGAQRAEQWGLVDEATPDTRRALGRCLSRLTRVPSEAIQTYKDYLNGVTGPICEHEARAVRANREMFLNSDNLRRISDFTTLGLMPWEREFAGVRAGLGRTVS; this is encoded by the coding sequence ATGACACGGTCCGGGAACGGCGATGCCGGTTTGCGGGGACACAGCTCCCCGGCCTGCGTTGAGTTGAGCATCGATGGGCGTGTGGCTCTGCTCAGGCTTAACCGCTCGGAGTCAGGTAACAGCATCAGTGCTCGCATGGTCGCCGAACTGTGGGAAATGTTTGATGAAGCTGAGGCGAAGTGCAGCGTTCTGGTGCTTGAGGGAGGACACGAGGTCTTCTGCGTCGGAGCTGACTTGTCCGAGTACTCCAGCTCGGAGGATGCCCCAGACGATCCGGGCTCGCTGTACCGCTTGTGGGCCCGGATGGCAACCGGTCCCTTGCTCACTGTTGCGCATATCCGCGGACGCGTGATGGCCGGGGGAGTCGGATTCGTTGCAGCCTCCGACATCGCCATCTGCAGTGTCGAAGCGACCTTTGCTCTCTCGGAGCTCTTGTTCGGGCTCTACCCCGCGATGGTCCTCCCATTTCTGATTAGGCGCATCGGCCGGCAGCACGCCCACTACCTAACCTGCACCACTCAGCCGATCGGCGCCCAGCGGGCCGAACAATGGGGCCTGGTGGACGAAGCCACCCCCGACACGAGGCGGGCGCTGGGCCGGTGTCTGTCGCGGCTGACCCGGGTTCCCAGCGAGGCAATTCAAACGTACAAGGACTACCTAAATGGAGTGACGGGCCCCATCTGCGAACATGAAGCACGTGCCGTTCGAGCGAACCGCGAAATGTTCCTCAATTCCGACAACCTTCGCCGGATAAGCGACTTCACCACCCTCGGGCTCATGCCTTGGGAGCGGGAGTTCGCTGGTGTGAGGGCAGGCCTGGGAAGGACAGTTTCGTGA
- the fabD gene encoding ACP S-malonyltransferase — translation MTVALFPGQGSQFRGMGHELFDQFPALEATADAVLGYSIRELCVEDPRGQLDFTLYTQPALYVVNAMTHLARMAAGAASPQYAAGHSLGEYNALLAAGAYDFETGLRLVKRRAELMSRASGGGMAAVLGKTGAEIREVMGSAGITDVDIANLNTPNQIVLSGREERIAEIQGVFQAAGARYVQLRVTGAFHSRYMREAERDFGAFVNQFEFRPLAFPVIANVTARPYVRGRVKDTLVTQISSPVKWCESIRYLLGKGQNEFVQDGPGDVLTNMLRAIQRQTTPLIVDDEPEDVMEPEQVEVRPQPSFARDQTPTPPRPTGPGARLGSESFKLALGTSMALVTGGMYRGISTPELLTKVARAGMLGFYGTSGQSDAEINDAIRHLNDELGVGGRFGASVTYRTGSDERETALIDLLLRQGVRFLEASGYVSVTASLVRYRLCGVHRSSTQDVIVPNRVLAKVSRPEVAEAFLKPCPEPLVAQLRSQGLITAEEAELASRIPVASDLTVVADSASHTDRGVATALFPAITRVRDDAVASRGWKDPIHVGLAGGIGTPSAAAAAFIMGADYVLTGSINQCTVEAGTSDIVKSILQSLNVQDTSYAPAGDLLDFGSEMQVVRRGVLFPARARKLHDLYRRHSAIDEIDPRTSEQLESRYFRRPLAEVLEQCLAQLPADEAAAVRKDPRQSMKRIFQWYFDRATELALAGESSEQVDFQIPCGPALGAFNQWVKGSELEDWHQRHVDDINCRLMDGAAELLAARAAQLQAVDGR, via the coding sequence ATGACCGTCGCTTTGTTCCCTGGACAGGGATCCCAGTTTCGCGGCATGGGCCATGAACTGTTCGATCAGTTCCCTGCCCTTGAGGCAACCGCTGATGCCGTCCTTGGGTATTCCATACGTGAACTTTGCGTCGAGGACCCGAGAGGGCAGCTCGATTTCACGCTCTACACGCAACCGGCGCTGTATGTCGTCAACGCCATGACGCACCTGGCACGAATGGCAGCAGGTGCAGCGTCGCCGCAGTACGCAGCGGGGCACAGCCTTGGTGAGTACAACGCGCTCCTGGCTGCTGGTGCCTACGACTTCGAGACCGGGCTTCGCCTGGTTAAGCGCAGGGCCGAGTTGATGAGCCGGGCGAGTGGCGGTGGGATGGCGGCGGTCCTTGGAAAGACTGGAGCAGAGATCCGTGAAGTGATGGGCTCGGCGGGAATCACCGACGTCGATATCGCCAACCTTAACACCCCAAATCAGATTGTCTTGTCTGGCCGTGAAGAGCGCATAGCCGAGATTCAGGGTGTTTTCCAGGCGGCCGGGGCCCGCTACGTGCAACTCCGGGTCACGGGGGCGTTCCATTCCCGTTACATGCGTGAAGCCGAGAGGGACTTCGGGGCTTTCGTGAATCAGTTCGAATTCCGACCCCTGGCCTTCCCGGTCATCGCTAACGTCACGGCTCGTCCCTACGTCCGCGGCCGCGTGAAGGACACTCTGGTCACCCAGATCAGCAGCCCGGTCAAATGGTGTGAATCCATTCGCTATCTGCTGGGCAAGGGCCAAAACGAGTTCGTACAAGATGGTCCCGGCGACGTCCTGACCAACATGCTGCGCGCTATCCAGCGGCAGACCACCCCCCTCATCGTCGACGATGAGCCTGAAGATGTGATGGAGCCTGAGCAGGTGGAGGTTCGGCCACAGCCGAGCTTCGCGCGTGACCAGACGCCCACCCCTCCTCGACCTACGGGTCCCGGAGCGCGATTGGGCAGCGAGTCCTTCAAACTCGCCCTCGGCACTTCGATGGCCCTCGTAACGGGGGGTATGTATCGGGGCATCTCAACGCCTGAGCTGCTAACGAAGGTCGCCAGGGCCGGCATGCTTGGCTTCTACGGCACCAGCGGGCAGAGCGATGCTGAGATCAATGACGCGATTCGACACCTCAACGACGAACTGGGGGTAGGCGGCCGATTTGGGGCCAGCGTCACCTACCGCACAGGCTCGGATGAGCGCGAGACCGCCCTCATCGATCTCCTGCTCAGGCAAGGGGTCCGGTTCCTTGAGGCTTCCGGATACGTCAGCGTCACCGCTTCCTTGGTGCGTTACCGGCTCTGTGGGGTTCACCGCTCCTCGACTCAGGATGTGATCGTTCCCAACCGGGTCCTAGCGAAGGTGTCTCGTCCCGAGGTGGCGGAGGCGTTCCTCAAACCCTGCCCCGAACCGTTGGTGGCCCAGCTGCGCAGCCAAGGATTGATCACGGCAGAGGAAGCCGAACTTGCGTCACGGATTCCTGTGGCCTCGGACCTGACCGTCGTCGCAGATTCCGCGAGCCACACCGACCGGGGCGTCGCCACGGCTCTGTTCCCGGCGATCACTCGAGTGCGGGATGACGCGGTGGCTTCCCGCGGCTGGAAAGACCCCATCCATGTCGGTCTGGCCGGCGGTATCGGAACGCCGAGTGCCGCAGCAGCCGCATTCATCATGGGCGCTGACTACGTCTTGACGGGCTCGATCAACCAGTGCACGGTGGAGGCCGGAACCAGCGACATCGTCAAGTCGATACTTCAGTCGCTAAACGTTCAAGACACCTCTTACGCACCTGCCGGTGACCTCCTGGACTTCGGTTCGGAGATGCAGGTTGTGCGCCGGGGTGTGCTCTTCCCCGCCCGCGCGCGCAAGCTCCACGACCTGTACCGGCGGCACTCTGCGATCGACGAGATCGACCCCCGCACCTCTGAGCAGCTGGAGTCGCGGTACTTCCGCCGCCCGTTGGCCGAGGTCCTCGAGCAGTGTCTGGCCCAGCTCCCCGCAGATGAAGCCGCTGCGGTGCGCAAGGACCCCAGGCAGAGCATGAAGCGCATCTTCCAGTGGTATTTCGATCGTGCTACCGAATTAGCTCTTGCAGGCGAGTCATCGGAACAGGTTGATTTCCAGATCCCCTGCGGTCCCGCCCTGGGCGCCTTTAACCAGTGGGTCAAGGGCAGCGAACTGGAGGACTGGCATCAGAGGCACGTCGACGACATCAACTGCCGTCTCATGGATGGCGCCGCCGAACTGCTGGCTGCCCGCGCTGCACAACTCCAGGCTGTCGACGGTAGGTGA